A segment of the Alphaproteobacteria bacterium genome:
GCTGCGGCTCGGCCCCCGGCCATAGGGGATGATGCAAAACGTGCAACGATGATCGCAGCCCTGCTGTACCTGGAGGAAGGCGCGCGCACGGCCCTCGAAACCGTCGATTAAATGAACGGCGGTCTCCTCGACCGACCGGAAATCGTCGACGAGAAGCTTGGCGTCCGCGCCATACGCACCCCTTGTCAGCTTCTCGGCGTTGTCGAGCACGCGGTCGACCTCCGCCATCGCGGCGTAACGCTCGGGATGGATCTGCGCTGCACAGCCGGTCACGATAATCTGTGCGCCCGGGCGATTGCGCCTCGCCTTGCGGATTGCCTGACGCGCCTGGCGCTCGGCCTCGGCCGTCACCGCGCAGGTGTTGACGATGACGGCATCCTCGAGCCCGGCACCTTGCGCGAGGGAGCGCATCACCTCCGACTCGTAGGCGTTGAGCCGGCAGCCGAATGTTACGATGTCGAGCCCGCTCATCGCATTTCTGCGAGGAGCGATGGGTCGATCCGGCCGGAGAAGCTGGTCGCGACCGGCCCTGTCATGATCACGTGGCCGTCGGCGCGCCACTCGATGGCGAGCGTACCGCCGTCGAGGATCACCGCCGCATGGCGGCCGGTAAGGCCCCGCCGGCTCGCGGCCACGAGGGTCGCACAGGCACCGGTGCCGCAGGCGCGCGTAATGCCCACACCCCGCTCCCATACGCGCATGCGCAAGCGCCCGTCGGGGGTGAGATGCACGACCTCGACGTTCACGCGCTCTGGAAAAAGCGGGTGATGTTCGAGCTTGGCGCCGAGGCTTTCGAGGTCGATTTTCTCGGCATCGGGTACGAAGAACACAGCGTGGGGGTTGCCGATATTGACGGCGACGGGATCGCTCAGCGGGCCTAGGGTGCAGTCGAGATGGAGGGTGTCCGTCTCGCGCGCAAGGGGAATTTCACGCCAGTCGAGCCGTGCGGGCCCGAAGTCCACCGAAACGAGGTCGTCGCCGTTTCGCGCGGCATCAAGAAAGCCGACCACCGTCTCGATCGTCACACGGTCGCGGCCGGTTTCCTTCATAAGCAGCGTTGCGATGCAACGCGCCGCGTTCCCGCATGCCTCGACCTCACCGCCGTCCGCGTTGTGGATACGCATGAAGGCGTCGGAGCGCCCGTCGCGCGCAGGCTCGATCGTGATGAGTTGATCGCAGCCGATTCCCGTCTTGCGATCGGCAATCGCGCGAGCCTGCCTGCTGTCGAGCGCAAGCGGGGTCGTGCGCGTGTCGAACACAACGAAATCGTTCCCGAGCCCGTGCATTTTGACGAAAGCGGGCATGTTCGAGTGCGCGGCCCTGGCCATGACCCCGGTTATATGGCGCGCACGCACGCCAAGTCCAATATCTTGGCGCTCGGATTGGCCCCGCAGCCGGGTTACAGTGGGGCCATCGGCGGCCGAGCTTACGATCGGAGGGTGCGCTTCTTGCGAGGTTTCGGGGGCTTGCCGAACTTGGCGAGCGCGCCGAGCATCTGGCGCACACCTTTGCGGACTTGGGCATCGTCGATGGCGCTATAAGCCTTGACGAGTTCCATCGTTTCCCGATCGCTCAGATGATCCGGATCGTCGCTCGCCCCATGGTCCATGCTCGCTCCAATCGGACCCGCAATCCGGCCGCGCCGAGTAAGCCCCTCGTAGAAATAGGCCGGCTCGACATTGAGAACGTCGCTCAAGAGCCACAGCATGCTGGCGCCCACGCGATTTGTGCCGCGCTCGTATTTTTGGATTTGCTGGTAGCTCACGTCCGTCACCGCACTCAGCTTTTGTTGACTCATGCCGAGCTCAATGCGGCGCTGACGAAGCCGCTTGCCGACATGGGCGTCGATCGACTCTTGTTTCGCCAACGTTACCTCCCGATTTTGGTCGAATTGCGTCGGTTATCGCTTGCCATGATGAAATGCGAAAATATTTCCCGCCGCCAATAATCTGGAACCGTGTTTTCAGTTGCTGCGCTGCATTTATCGTAAACTGACGCAATTTTATCAAGACAAAATGATGACGTTCGCACACGGGTACAATCCGACGCGAGTTTCCCCGGCGGAACCTGCACAAAAGATACTTCTTCGTGGGGTTTGGTGCTATCGGTGGGGTGTGTTGGTCGAGGAACGGCAACCTTCAAATCGATATCGCGGCGGAATTTCAGTTGGTTGATAAATATATTACTTTTATCGATTATTGAATGTGAGAATTCGGCACTTTCGAGAAAGGGAGTAGCGCTGGATTTTCCACCTGGCGGGTCGGCGGTTGGATTCTACGCCGGCGGCGTCCGGCTGTAGCCTGGCATTACCACTTGCGCGCGCAGATAACCTGTCCGTCGGGAAGGTTGCTTCCTTTTCGCACGCAAGAATCGGTATTTCGAGCCAAACGCGGTCTTCGGATTGATCGTTCCTAATCGTGACTGGTGCGAAAATCCCAGGAACTTCAAATCCAACGCGCGAGCGCTTGTTGACTTCCCGTGCCGCTTTTCCTAAAGTCCGCGCCCGTTACCCGCTAAAGGGAAGAGCCATGTTGCGCTCCCGAGGGGGTCCGCCAGTCCGCGAGTGTCGCGCACTGGCGCTTTTGGTTTTGGCCGCGGCGCAGTTGCAACGCCGCACCATCGAAGGCAGTGCATGTTCGAAGGTTTGACCGGCAAACTCGCCGACATTTTCGACCGCCTAAAGGGTCGGGCGGCCTTGAGCGAGGCCGATGTGGACGTTGCATTGAGAGAGGTGCGCGTGGCACTCCTCGAGGCGGACGTAGCGCTTTCCGTGGTCAAGGACCTCGTTGCGGCCGTCCGGGAGAAGGCGGTCGGAAGTCAGGTGCTCAAGAGCGTCACGCCAGGTCAGATGGTTGTGAAGCTCGTTCATGACCATCTCGTTGAGACGCTGGGTGCGGACGCCGCCGACCTCGATTTGCGGGCGACACCGCCGATCCCGTATCTGATGGTCGGGCTCCAGGGTTCCGGCAAGACGACCTCGACCGCCAAGATCGCGCTTCGGTTGAAAACGCGGGAGCGTAAAAAGGTCCTGATGGCGTCCCTCGATACGCGCCGGCCGGCGGCTCAGCAGCAGCTTGCCGTGCTCGGGCTGCAGGCAGAGGTTGACGTGCTCAATATCGTTCCCGGCGAGCCGCCCGTCGCGATCGCCAAGCGGGCGATGACGAAAGGGCGGCTCGAAGGCTACGACATCGTAATACTCGATACCGCCGGCCGCCTTCATGTCGACGACGCGTTGATGAGCGAAGTCGCGGCGGTGCACGGGGCGACGTCGCCGGTCGAAACGCTCCTCGTCGCCGACGCGATGACCGGTCAGGACGCGGTTCAC
Coding sequences within it:
- the dapF gene encoding diaminopimelate epimerase, producing MPAFVKMHGLGNDFVVFDTRTTPLALDSRQARAIADRKTGIGCDQLITIEPARDGRSDAFMRIHNADGGEVEACGNAARCIATLLMKETGRDRVTIETVVGFLDAARNGDDLVSVDFGPARLDWREIPLARETDTLHLDCTLGPLSDPVAVNIGNPHAVFFVPDAEKIDLESLGAKLEHHPLFPERVNVEVVHLTPDGRLRMRVWERGVGITRACGTGACATLVAASRRGLTGRHAAVILDGGTLAIEWRADGHVIMTGPVATSFSGRIDPSLLAEMR
- a CDS encoding helix-turn-helix domain-containing protein; translation: MAKQESIDAHVGKRLRQRRIELGMSQQKLSAVTDVSYQQIQKYERGTNRVGASMLWLLSDVLNVEPAYFYEGLTRRGRIAGPIGASMDHGASDDPDHLSDRETMELVKAYSAIDDAQVRKGVRQMLGALAKFGKPPKPRKKRTLRS
- the ffh gene encoding signal recognition particle protein — its product is MFEGLTGKLADIFDRLKGRAALSEADVDVALREVRVALLEADVALSVVKDLVAAVREKAVGSQVLKSVTPGQMVVKLVHDHLVETLGADAADLDLRATPPIPYLMVGLQGSGKTTSTAKIALRLKTRERKKVLMASLDTRRPAAQQQLAVLGLQAEVDVLNIVPGEPPVAIAKRAMTKGRLEGYDIVILDTAGRLHVDDALMSEVAAVHGATSPVETLLVADAMTGQDAVHVAEAFHKRLGLTGIVLTRVDGDARGGAALSMRAVTGCPIKLIGVGEKLDALEAFHPTRIAGRILGMGDVVSLVEKAAETIEEEEARKLAKKFEKGKFDLEDMASQLRQLRKMGGMEGVLAMLPGVGKVKKQLAERQIDNRVIKRQEAIIGSMTGEERRNPNLIHASRKRRIASGSGTSVQDVNKLLKQFMDMSRMMKQVSKLGQKGMMRAGLPGMGGRMPPGFPR